The proteins below are encoded in one region of Streptomyces sp. NBC_00490:
- a CDS encoding Lrp/AsnC family transcriptional regulator, whose amino-acid sequence MAVDELDTRILRLLLEQPRTSVREYARVLGVARGTLQARLDRLERGGVITGTGPTLSPAALGHPVLAFVHIEVTQGRLDDVGDALASVPEIVEAFSIAGGGDLLTRVVARDNAHLEDVIQKVISLPGVVRTRTEVALRERVPHRLLPLVESIGRSVRT is encoded by the coding sequence ATGGCCGTGGACGAGCTCGACACCCGCATCCTGCGGCTGCTCCTGGAGCAGCCGCGTACGAGCGTGCGTGAGTACGCCCGTGTCCTCGGCGTCGCCCGCGGCACGCTCCAGGCCCGCCTGGACCGTCTGGAGCGCGGCGGTGTGATCACCGGCACGGGTCCCACCCTCTCCCCCGCGGCCCTCGGCCACCCGGTGCTGGCCTTCGTGCACATCGAGGTCACCCAGGGCCGGCTCGACGACGTGGGCGACGCACTGGCCTCCGTACCGGAGATCGTGGAGGCCTTCTCGATCGCGGGCGGCGGAGATCTGCTGACGCGGGTGGTGGCGCGGGACAACGCGCATCTCGAGGACGTGATCCAGAAGGTGATCAGCCTGCCGGGCGTGGTCCGCACCCGTACGGAGGTGGCGCTGCGCGAGCGGGTGCCGCACCGGCTGCTGCCGCTCGTGGAGTCGATCGGCCGCTCCGTCCGCACCTGA
- a CDS encoding N-acetylglucosamine kinase: MAPPAGDSGFLAVDSGGSGLRAVVGTVRRGALAQRESREPVRTGARGIDPGHLMEQLVPMVRTLTARTGVGRLRTAVVGAAGLSTLGEALRAELPDALGREFGAGRVALVADAVTAYAGALGSAPGAVVAAGTGLIAVGTDLTRWRRADGWGHLLGDCGSGAWIGRAGLEAALRAYDGRPGGSTGLLARAEELFGAMPGLPGLLYPRPDRPAVLASFVPHVAACAPDDPVAADILRTAARHMAESAAAVCPAEGTPDVALTGGLFKIGAPLLVPLEEELARRLPHARRVPAAGDPLHGSVRIATDLATGALTLPGDRAMLYVVTGTSD; this comes from the coding sequence GTGGCTCCCCCGGCCGGCGACTCCGGATTCCTCGCCGTCGACTCGGGTGGCTCCGGGCTGCGGGCCGTCGTCGGGACGGTGCGGCGCGGGGCGTTGGCGCAGCGGGAGTCACGGGAACCGGTGCGCACCGGGGCGCGGGGCATCGACCCCGGACACCTGATGGAACAACTGGTGCCGATGGTGCGGACGTTGACCGCGCGGACGGGTGTCGGCCGACTGCGCACCGCCGTCGTCGGGGCCGCCGGTCTCAGCACCCTCGGCGAGGCCCTGCGTGCCGAGCTCCCGGACGCCCTGGGGCGGGAGTTCGGAGCCGGGCGGGTCGCTCTCGTCGCCGACGCCGTCACCGCCTACGCGGGTGCCCTCGGGTCGGCGCCCGGTGCCGTCGTCGCCGCCGGTACCGGGCTGATCGCCGTCGGGACGGATCTGACGCGCTGGCGCCGTGCGGACGGCTGGGGCCATCTCCTCGGTGACTGCGGCAGTGGCGCCTGGATCGGACGGGCCGGCCTGGAGGCCGCGCTGCGTGCCTACGACGGGCGGCCGGGCGGATCGACCGGACTGCTGGCCCGGGCCGAGGAGTTGTTCGGGGCGATGCCCGGACTGCCCGGGCTGCTCTATCCGCGTCCGGACCGTCCCGCCGTCCTCGCCTCCTTCGTCCCCCACGTCGCCGCCTGCGCCCCGGACGACCCCGTCGCCGCGGACATCCTGCGTACCGCCGCCCGGCACATGGCCGAGTCCGCGGCCGCCGTCTGCCCCGCCGAGGGGACGCCCGATGTCGCCCTCACCGGTGGCCTGTTCAAGATCGGCGCCCCCCTTCTCGTACCCCTGGAGGAGGAATTGGCGAGACGGCTGCCTCACGCACGCCGGGTGCCGGCGGCCGGAGATCCGCTGCACGGGTCCGTGCGGATCGCGACCGACCTCGCGACGGGGGCGCTCACTCTGCCGGGTGACAGGGCGATGCTGTACGTCGTGACCGGAACGAGCGACTGA
- a CDS encoding TetR/AcrR family transcriptional regulator, which translates to MTRTQKPWAVRTARDRTEAPARARLLDAAETVFARLGHGPATVADITAEAEVSRAGFYVYFASKEEIFRVLAARVRDAFLAAQDVPGVDTDDARAVAEASVGAFIAAYVHHLPLLRLLEQQARTDADVGAVWEEIRERPVHRLARYIGRLVEQGRAAPAAEPLTLARAVGGMCVEFARVTAGRPDRYDDAVREVTALYLHLLGVPGGRAP; encoded by the coding sequence GTGACCCGCACGCAGAAGCCCTGGGCGGTCCGCACCGCCCGCGACCGCACCGAGGCACCGGCCCGGGCACGCCTCCTCGACGCCGCCGAGACCGTCTTCGCCCGGCTCGGCCACGGTCCGGCCACCGTCGCCGACATCACCGCCGAGGCGGAGGTGTCCAGGGCCGGCTTCTATGTGTACTTCGCGTCCAAGGAAGAGATCTTCCGTGTTCTCGCGGCACGCGTACGGGACGCCTTCCTCGCCGCCCAGGACGTGCCGGGCGTCGACACGGACGACGCCCGTGCCGTCGCCGAGGCGTCCGTCGGCGCCTTCATCGCGGCCTATGTGCACCACCTGCCGCTGCTACGGCTGTTGGAGCAGCAGGCGCGTACCGACGCGGATGTGGGCGCGGTGTGGGAGGAGATCAGGGAACGGCCCGTCCACCGCCTCGCCCGCTACATCGGTCGCCTGGTGGAGCAGGGGCGTGCGGCTCCGGCCGCCGAACCGCTGACCCTGGCACGGGCGGTGGGCGGCATGTGCGTGGAGTTCGCGCGCGTGACCGCCGGGCGGCCCGACCGGTACGACGACGCGGTCCGCGAAGTCACCGCCCTCTACCTGCACTTGCTCGGAGTGCCGGGAGGAAGGGCGCCATGA
- a CDS encoding sirohydrochlorin chelatase, whose translation MSSPTGPAGLPVRMPRPRQPGRHRRPEPLAAPEGAPALVLAVPGTPSAATRSLAEEVVSIARSELPGLDARIGYLDGDDAEFPTLQSVLTHTAQERAARFEQARAAGVDVKEPEGPVAVVVPLLAGPDSALLRVVRQAVMDSRVAADLTDVLGPHPLLAEALHVRLSEAGLARADRARLFTVATAADGIILASVGGDEAVQAAGITGMLLAARLAVPVMAAALDQEGSIASVADQLRGSGSQNLALAPYLIGPEIDPGLIGEAAKEAGCAAAEALGPYPAIGKLALAKYTTALGIAPQQPQGAPTR comes from the coding sequence ATGAGCTCCCCCACTGGGCCCGCCGGCCTGCCAGTACGAATGCCGCGCCCCCGCCAGCCCGGACGGCACCGCCGTCCCGAGCCGCTGGCGGCTCCCGAGGGCGCGCCCGCGCTTGTTCTCGCCGTGCCGGGAACGCCCAGCGCCGCCACGCGCAGCCTCGCCGAAGAGGTCGTCAGCATCGCCCGCTCCGAGCTCCCCGGCCTGGACGCCCGGATCGGATACCTCGACGGGGACGACGCGGAGTTCCCCACGCTCCAGTCGGTGCTCACGCACACCGCACAGGAGCGCGCCGCACGGTTCGAGCAGGCCAGGGCCGCCGGTGTGGACGTCAAGGAGCCCGAGGGCCCCGTCGCCGTCGTCGTGCCGCTGCTGGCCGGTCCGGACAGCGCGCTGCTGCGGGTCGTCCGCCAGGCCGTCATGGACAGCCGTGTCGCGGCCGACCTGACCGATGTGCTCGGCCCGCACCCGCTGCTCGCCGAGGCGCTGCACGTGCGTCTGTCGGAGGCCGGTCTGGCCCGTGCCGACCGGGCCCGGCTGTTCACCGTGGCGACCGCCGCGGACGGCATCATCCTGGCCTCCGTGGGCGGTGACGAGGCGGTGCAGGCGGCCGGGATCACCGGCATGCTGCTCGCCGCGCGCCTCGCCGTGCCGGTGATGGCCGCCGCGCTCGACCAGGAGGGCTCGATCGCCTCGGTGGCCGACCAGCTGCGCGGCTCCGGCTCGCAGAACCTGGCGCTGGCGCCGTATCTGATAGGGCCGGAGATCGACCCGGGTCTGATCGGGGAGGCGGCCAAGGAGGCGGGCTGTGCGGCCGCCGAGGCGCTCGGCCCCTACCCGGCGATCGGCAAGCTGGCCCTGGCCAAATACACGACGGCGCTGGGCATCGCGCCGCAGCAGCCGCAGGGCGCGCCGACGCGCTGA
- a CDS encoding HAD family hydrolase codes for MSKLGTLSVIFDLDGTLVDSEPNYYEAGRQILAEHGVPDFTWAEHERYVGISTLETVGLWKREYGLDASVEELFAAKNRRYLELARANTPVYPEMRKFVELLASEGVATAVASGSSPQAIEVILRGTGLDAFLRTVVSADEVERGKPAPDVFLEAARRLGADPAHCVVLEDAAPGAAAAHAAGMRCIAIPYVAAQADAPEFTTASLLLRGGQAEFTARSAYDWLARTASSS; via the coding sequence ATGAGCAAGCTCGGCACCCTCTCGGTCATCTTCGATCTCGACGGAACGCTCGTGGACAGCGAGCCGAACTACTACGAGGCCGGCCGCCAGATCCTCGCCGAGCACGGCGTACCGGACTTCACCTGGGCCGAGCACGAGCGCTACGTCGGCATCAGCACCCTGGAGACGGTCGGGCTCTGGAAGCGGGAGTACGGCCTGGACGCCTCCGTCGAGGAGCTGTTCGCCGCCAAGAACCGCCGCTATCTGGAGCTGGCCCGCGCGAACACCCCCGTCTACCCCGAGATGCGCAAGTTCGTGGAGCTGCTGGCCTCCGAGGGCGTGGCGACGGCCGTGGCCTCGGGCTCGTCACCGCAGGCCATCGAAGTGATCCTCCGGGGCACCGGCCTCGACGCCTTCCTGCGTACCGTCGTCTCCGCCGACGAGGTCGAGCGCGGCAAGCCCGCCCCGGACGTCTTCCTGGAGGCGGCCCGCCGGCTGGGCGCCGACCCGGCGCACTGCGTGGTCCTGGAGGACGCGGCCCCGGGTGCCGCCGCCGCACACGCGGCCGGGATGCGCTGCATCGCGATCCCGTACGTCGCCGCGCAGGCCGACGCACCGGAGTTCACCACCGCGAGTCTGCTGCTGCGGGGCGGTCAGGCGGAGTTCACGGCACGGTCCGCGTACGACTGGCTCGCGCGCACGGCCTCGTCGTCCTGA
- a CDS encoding FUSC family protein: MLKRVFMAPDPGRVRLRFAARAVLGIGLAVAVCGLAGHSLVGAVTGGLAALLALFTVTDATVRAQAVTTALLPAVGLPVLAAAAALHDLPVARDLTFLAVIGAGVYARRWGPRGHSLGVFAFMTFFVAQFLRATPDRLPELYTAVLLSVLIAAAVRFGAWCYERRLPPAPVPAPPAGTGLARVTTRQAVQATAGAALALVVGQLVSPERWYWAVGATWWVFVNTTSRGETLVRGFRRVLGTVIGLGLGLLVAVPVAGSAVPSAVLLALCVFGIFYTAAVSYTWMMLCVTVLAELLYGLLGLLTPALLALRLVETGIGALGAMLAVLFVLPVSTHTTTDAWIQRALRCVHACTAEAAARLRGVPGADPAPRVAELEQLLGRVRLSVAPLVHPLNPMLGRKRRARRVLALLDDCAREVRGLVAVAADAEASHDARLAAACWRVETAVEALTGGRREDVARVDGPPAAEPALAHLHGLERALTELATPLRTPSGSPLVGA; this comes from the coding sequence GTGCTGAAGAGGGTGTTCATGGCCCCGGACCCGGGGCGCGTAAGGCTGCGCTTCGCCGCGCGGGCCGTGCTCGGCATCGGGCTCGCGGTCGCCGTCTGCGGCCTCGCCGGACACTCCCTGGTCGGCGCGGTCACCGGCGGCCTCGCCGCGCTGCTCGCCCTGTTCACCGTCACCGACGCCACGGTCCGCGCGCAGGCGGTCACCACCGCGCTGCTGCCCGCCGTCGGACTTCCCGTGCTGGCCGCAGCGGCCGCGCTGCACGACCTGCCCGTCGCCCGCGATCTCACCTTCCTCGCCGTGATCGGCGCGGGCGTGTACGCGCGCCGCTGGGGCCCGCGCGGCCACAGCCTCGGCGTGTTCGCGTTCATGACCTTCTTCGTGGCGCAGTTCCTGCGAGCCACCCCGGACCGGCTGCCCGAGCTGTACACGGCCGTCCTGCTGTCCGTGCTGATCGCCGCCGCGGTGCGCTTCGGCGCCTGGTGCTACGAGCGCCGACTGCCGCCGGCCCCCGTGCCCGCACCGCCCGCCGGTACCGGCCTCGCCCGCGTGACCACCCGCCAGGCGGTGCAGGCGACCGCAGGCGCGGCCCTCGCGCTCGTCGTGGGCCAGCTGGTGTCCCCGGAGCGCTGGTACTGGGCCGTCGGCGCGACCTGGTGGGTCTTCGTCAACACCACCTCGCGCGGGGAGACCCTCGTCCGCGGCTTCCGGCGGGTCCTCGGCACGGTGATCGGCCTCGGCCTCGGCCTGCTCGTCGCCGTTCCGGTGGCGGGCTCCGCGGTGCCCTCGGCCGTACTCCTCGCCCTGTGCGTCTTCGGGATCTTCTACACGGCCGCGGTCTCGTACACGTGGATGATGCTCTGCGTCACCGTCCTCGCCGAGCTGCTCTACGGCCTCCTGGGCCTGCTCACCCCCGCTCTGCTCGCCCTGCGCCTGGTGGAGACCGGTATCGGGGCGCTCGGCGCGATGCTCGCCGTGCTGTTCGTGCTGCCGGTCAGCACCCACACCACCACCGACGCCTGGATCCAGCGCGCCCTGCGCTGCGTCCACGCCTGCACCGCCGAGGCCGCCGCCCGCCTGCGCGGCGTGCCGGGCGCCGACCCGGCCCCGCGCGTGGCCGAACTGGAGCAGCTGCTCGGCCGGGTACGGCTGTCCGTCGCACCGCTGGTGCACCCGCTCAACCCGATGCTCGGCCGCAAGCGGCGCGCCCGCCGGGTGCTCGCCCTGCTGGACGACTGCGCCCGCGAGGTCCGCGGACTGGTCGCCGTCGCCGCCGACGCCGAGGCCTCGCACGACGCCCGTCTCGCCGCCGCCTGCTGGCGGGTGGAGACCGCGGTGGAGGCGCTCACCGGGGGAAGGCGCGAGGACGTGGCGCGGGTGGACGGTCCGCCCGCCGCGGAGCCCGCGCTGGCCCATCTCCACGGTCTGGAACGGGCCCTCACCGAGCTGGCCACGCCCCTGCGGACGCCGTCCGGGTCGCCCCTGGTCGGAGCCTGA
- a CDS encoding uracil-DNA glycosylase translates to MAPRPLHEIVEPGWAKALEPVAGRIAEMGDFLRTEIAAGRTYLPAGPNVLRAFQQPFDDVRVLIVGQDPYPTPGHAVGLSFSVGPEVRPLPGSLINIYRELNTDLGLPQPSNGDLTPWTQQGVLLLNRALTTAPRKPAAHRGKGWEEVTEQAIRALAARGKPLVSILWGRDARNLRPLLGNLPSVESAHPSPMSADRGFFGSRPFSRANDLLVGQGGEQVDWRLP, encoded by the coding sequence GTGGCTCCACGACCCTTGCATGAAATCGTCGAACCGGGCTGGGCGAAGGCCCTCGAACCCGTCGCCGGACGCATCGCCGAGATGGGCGACTTCCTGCGGACCGAGATCGCCGCGGGACGCACCTATCTCCCGGCCGGGCCGAACGTCCTACGGGCCTTCCAGCAGCCCTTCGACGACGTCCGCGTCCTGATCGTCGGACAGGATCCCTATCCGACGCCGGGACACGCGGTGGGGCTGAGCTTCTCGGTGGGGCCGGAGGTGCGGCCGCTGCCCGGCAGCCTGATCAACATCTACCGGGAGCTGAACACGGACCTGGGCCTGCCCCAGCCGTCCAACGGCGATCTGACGCCATGGACCCAGCAGGGCGTGCTGCTCCTCAACAGGGCGCTCACCACGGCCCCGCGCAAGCCGGCCGCGCACCGCGGCAAGGGCTGGGAGGAGGTCACCGAACAGGCGATACGGGCGCTTGCCGCGCGCGGCAAGCCGCTGGTGTCCATCCTGTGGGGCCGCGACGCCCGCAACCTCCGCCCGCTCCTCGGCAACCTCCCGTCCGTGGAGTCCGCCCACCCCTCCCCCATGTCGGCCGACCGCGGCTTCTTCGGCTCCCGTCCGTTCAGCAGGGCCAACGACCTGCTGGTCGGGCAGGGCGGAGAGCAGGTGGACTGGCGCCTGCCGTGA
- a CDS encoding WD40/YVTN/BNR-like repeat-containing protein has translation MTEVLLAVGTRKGLFIGRRRGGTWEFDESPYFNAQAVYSVAIDTRGERPRLLAGGDSAHWGPSVFHSDDLGRSWTEPAQPAVKFPKDTGASLERVWQLHPAAAEPDVVYAGTEPAALYRSEDRGETFELVRPLWEHPTRSKWVPGGGGEGLHTVLTDKRDLRAVTVAVSTAGVFKTTDGGASWTPSNSGVSAVFLPDPDPEFGQCVHKVARDAANPDRLYLQNHWGVYRSDDAGAHWTDIGEGLPSTFGFAAAAHPHRGDTAYVFPINADADRVPADHRCRVFRTADAGKSWEPLSAGLPQEDHYGTVLRDALCTDDADPAGVYFGNRNGEVFASADDGDSWRQLASHLPDVLCVRAAVVG, from the coding sequence ATGACCGAGGTACTGCTCGCCGTGGGCACCCGCAAGGGTCTGTTCATCGGGCGCAGGCGGGGTGGGACCTGGGAGTTCGACGAGAGTCCCTACTTCAACGCACAGGCCGTGTACTCGGTCGCGATCGACACCCGCGGCGAGCGACCACGGCTGCTGGCCGGCGGCGACAGCGCGCACTGGGGCCCCTCCGTGTTCCACTCCGACGACCTGGGGCGCAGCTGGACCGAGCCGGCCCAGCCGGCCGTCAAGTTCCCCAAGGACACCGGGGCTTCGCTGGAGCGGGTCTGGCAGCTGCACCCGGCGGCCGCGGAGCCGGACGTGGTGTACGCGGGCACGGAACCGGCCGCGCTGTACCGCTCGGAGGACCGCGGCGAGACCTTCGAGCTGGTCCGCCCGCTGTGGGAGCACCCCACGCGGTCCAAGTGGGTGCCGGGCGGCGGCGGTGAGGGGCTGCACACCGTCCTGACCGACAAGCGGGACCTGCGGGCCGTGACGGTCGCCGTCTCGACGGCCGGGGTGTTCAAAACGACCGACGGCGGGGCGAGCTGGACCCCCTCCAACTCCGGTGTCTCCGCGGTGTTCCTGCCCGATCCGGACCCGGAGTTCGGCCAGTGCGTGCACAAGGTCGCCCGGGACGCGGCGAACCCGGACCGGCTGTATCTGCAGAACCACTGGGGTGTGTACCGCAGCGACGACGCGGGCGCGCACTGGACGGACATCGGCGAGGGGCTTCCGTCCACGTTCGGTTTCGCGGCGGCGGCGCATCCGCACCGCGGGGACACGGCGTACGTCTTCCCGATCAACGCGGACGCGGACCGGGTCCCGGCCGACCACCGCTGCCGGGTCTTCCGCACGGCGGACGCGGGCAAGAGCTGGGAGCCGCTCTCGGCGGGGCTGCCGCAGGAGGACCACTACGGCACGGTGCTGCGGGACGCGCTGTGCACCGACGACGCGGACCCGGCGGGTGTGTACTTCGGCAACCGCAACGGCGAGGTGTTCGCATCGGCCGACGACGGCGACAGCTGGCGGCAGCTCGCGTCGCATCTGCCGGACGTGCTGTGTGTGCGGGCCGCGGTGGTCGGATGA
- a CDS encoding lactonase family protein: MAERQRRAFIGSFTAAGGPGIVTAVVDPDSGALTPLSSVDRVPDPAYLALAPDGGTLYAVSETADGAVAAYRVTGDKLEPAGARVRVGGDGPTHLGLYDGHVLTANYGSGSVTAVPLRPDGTLASAASGVLRHTGSGPHARRQQGPHPHHIQADPSGRWVVTLDLGTDSARVCTLTGGSPVLHREIALRPGSGPRHLAFHPDGGYAYVLNELAPTLTVCRWNAAEGLLEPLTEAQVLPGAPAGDAYPSGVVAAPDGRFVWTATRGEDVLSTFAVEGERLRLVGTVPCGGHWPRALAGSDGFLYVANERSGDVTWFAVDTETGLPRRSGSTELPAASCVVLG; the protein is encoded by the coding sequence GTGGCAGAACGGCAGCGGAGGGCCTTCATCGGGTCGTTCACGGCGGCCGGGGGCCCCGGCATCGTGACAGCCGTGGTGGACCCGGACAGCGGCGCCCTGACGCCCCTGAGCAGCGTGGACCGGGTCCCCGACCCCGCGTATCTGGCCCTGGCGCCCGACGGCGGCACGCTCTACGCGGTCAGCGAGACCGCCGACGGGGCGGTGGCCGCGTACCGGGTCACCGGCGACAAGCTCGAGCCGGCCGGCGCACGGGTGCGGGTCGGCGGCGACGGGCCCACCCACCTGGGCCTGTACGACGGGCACGTCCTGACCGCCAACTACGGCTCCGGCAGCGTCACGGCCGTGCCCCTCCGCCCCGACGGCACCCTCGCGTCCGCAGCCTCCGGCGTGCTGCGGCACACCGGCTCGGGCCCGCACGCCCGCCGCCAGCAGGGCCCGCACCCCCACCACATCCAGGCCGACCCCAGCGGGCGGTGGGTCGTCACCCTCGACCTCGGCACGGACTCGGCGCGGGTGTGCACACTCACCGGCGGCAGCCCGGTCCTCCATCGCGAGATCGCCCTGCGCCCCGGCTCCGGCCCCCGCCACCTGGCCTTCCACCCGGACGGCGGGTACGCCTACGTGCTCAACGAACTCGCCCCGACCCTCACCGTCTGCCGCTGGAACGCCGCCGAGGGACTCCTGGAGCCCCTCACGGAGGCCCAGGTGCTCCCGGGGGCCCCGGCCGGCGACGCCTACCCGTCGGGCGTCGTCGCCGCACCCGACGGCCGCTTCGTATGGACCGCCACCCGCGGTGAGGACGTCCTGTCCACGTTCGCCGTCGAGGGAGAGCGACTGCGGCTCGTCGGCACCGTCCCCTGCGGCGGCCACTGGCCTCGGGCGCTCGCCGGGTCCGACGGCTTCCTCTACGTGGCGAACGAACGCTCCGGCGACGTGACCTGGTTCGCGGTCGACACGGAGACGGGACTGCCGCGCCGGAGCGGCTCCACGGAGCTGCCCGCCGCGTCCTGCGTGGTCCTCGGCTGA